The Sagittula stellata E-37 sequence ATTCCCGGCCTCGGGGTTGTGCATCCGGATGTCGAGAACAAGGACATCATCACCGACAACCTGTTGGAGATCAACGCGGATACCGTTGACGACTTGGCGGACAAGGGTCTGTAAGGGCTCCTCCCTGCGGGCGGGTGGCCAGCGTGTCCCCGCCCGCGCATTCCTGACAAGAGGTGAGCAATGACTGCCGAGGCAGATCGGTTCGCCCTGCGCCTTCACCGGGTCTCAAAGGCCTTCGGCGGGGTGCAGGCGCTCAAGGCCGTCGATTTCGAAGTGCGCGCCGGAGAGGTGCATTGCCTCGCCGGAGAGAACGGTTGCGGCAAGTCCACGCTGATCAAGGTGGTGACCGGTGTGCATACACCCGAGAGCGCCGACCTGATCGAGCTGTTCGGTGAACGGGTGTCGAAGATAAACCCGGTGCAGGCGCGGGCGCGCGGCGTATCGGTGATCTGGCAGGACCTCGCGCTGTTTCCCTACATGAGCGTGGCCGAGAACATCGCTTTCGACGACTTGGTGGGCCTGACACCCCGCCCGGTGAAATACCGCGACATGGCGGCGCGCGCGGGTGCCGTGCTGGACCGTCTGGGCGTGACGCTGGATCTGCGGTCCCCTCTGGGGGCGCTGCCCATCGCGCAGCGGCAGGTGGTGGCCATCGCCCGCGCCCTGATGAACGACGCGCGACTGATCTTCATGGACGAGCCGACGGCCTCTCTGACGCAAGCCGAAACCGACCGCCTGCTCGATATCGTTCGCAAGTTGTCGGCGGATGGCGTGGCGGTTGTCTTCGTCTCGCACCGGCTGGCGGAGGTGCTGGAGATCGCAGAGCGGGTGACCGTCGTGCGCGACGGCAATCTCGTCGGTGTGTACCCGACGGAGGGCATGACGCAGGCGCGGTTGGGTGAGCTGATGACCGGCCATCTGATCGACGATACGGTCTCGGCCCGCGACGTATCGCCGGACGCGGCAGAGGTCTTTGCCTGCGAGGGGCTGACGCGGCGGGGCGACTTCCGGGACGTGTCGCTCAAGGTGCGCGCGGGTGAGGTGCTGGGCCTGACAGGGCTGATCGGCGCGGGGCGGACGGAGTTGGCGCATGTCATGATGGGCATGACCGGAGCCGACGCTGGCGAGATGATGCTGGAGGGCCGCCCATACAATCCCCGCTCCATCCGCGAGGCCATCGCCCGCGGCATGGCCTATGTCTCTGAGGACCGCCTGTCGCTGGGCCTGCTGCAAAAGCAGAGCATCGCCGACAACACCGTGATTTCCGTGCTGAAGCGGCTGACCACGGCGACGGGGCTGATCTCGGACAGGCGCAAGGCCGAACTGGTGCGTCACTGGATCAAGGAGCTGGGCGTAAAGATCGGTGCTCCCGAAGATGCCATCTCCACGTTGTCGGGTGGCAACCAGCAGAAGGTTGTGTTGGCGAAATGGCTTGCGACAGAGCCGCGCCTCCTGATCCTCGACAGCCCCACGGTGGGCGTTGACGTGGGCGCACGGGCGGGGATTTTCCGCATCGTGCGGGCTCTGGCCGACGAAGGACTGGCGATCCTGCTGATCTCGGACGAGGTGACGGAAGTCATGCAGAACGCGGACCGCATCCTGCACATGGCGGATGGGCGTATCGTTTCGGAGGTCGACCCGCGCCGCATCACCGTCCCCGAACTGGAGGAGCGTATCTATGCATAACCACACGGTCGAACTCCGCCTTGCGGTGGTGCTTGCGCTGATCTGCGCGGGCCTGTCCATTGCCGCGCCGCAATTCGCCACGCTGCCAAACCTGACATCGCTGCTGAACAACAGCGCGGTCAACCTG is a genomic window containing:
- a CDS encoding sugar ABC transporter ATP-binding protein; the encoded protein is MTAEADRFALRLHRVSKAFGGVQALKAVDFEVRAGEVHCLAGENGCGKSTLIKVVTGVHTPESADLIELFGERVSKINPVQARARGVSVIWQDLALFPYMSVAENIAFDDLVGLTPRPVKYRDMAARAGAVLDRLGVTLDLRSPLGALPIAQRQVVAIARALMNDARLIFMDEPTASLTQAETDRLLDIVRKLSADGVAVVFVSHRLAEVLEIAERVTVVRDGNLVGVYPTEGMTQARLGELMTGHLIDDTVSARDVSPDAAEVFACEGLTRRGDFRDVSLKVRAGEVLGLTGLIGAGRTELAHVMMGMTGADAGEMMLEGRPYNPRSIREAIARGMAYVSEDRLSLGLLQKQSIADNTVISVLKRLTTATGLISDRRKAELVRHWIKELGVKIGAPEDAISTLSGGNQQKVVLAKWLATEPRLLILDSPTVGVDVGARAGIFRIVRALADEGLAILLISDEVTEVMQNADRILHMADGRIVSEVDPRRITVPELEERIYA